The proteins below come from a single Tachypleus tridentatus isolate NWPU-2018 chromosome 13, ASM421037v1, whole genome shotgun sequence genomic window:
- the LOC143240701 gene encoding T-cell activation inhibitor, mitochondrial isoform X2 translates to MFLRRIVRLAIRVRTSSSFHTYKTKITSLTTQEVSTALRPFYFSVHPDLFWQHPAEKEVNENSLKQLNQYLEGLLQSGHPQQISLTFYLRDPKSELVHDTSRGKFRTVKIHLYHKDIHSAVHSVLSTCSISTKYLDNITHSQLQSSLRTASQPPVAAAEEEISFSFQNDPKQNEYWWGWKFGEDSLEEVEEKLHSEPEIGLRGWLRDNINKARSKLEKYRPLREETERLRNDLKERLTLKNIIWDCGWGSSHFRGCLLSFQGLAAQHSKEMEILKVWKYDNYLEEVPATERALSEVLRGIQIDHRKFQPAVMVQKYIQQLRKLTSALYKYRWQKGFPDQWPRRLTHFKLVVECEAGPLMLSPTGQFIAPASCPPFVLVDFISKNMSEADQKLKLYEQMKAKECEMYGRCLAELGLASLEKDDNVTPDLMVECCQKLLENSPLWATYLWNCRLRISQYYCVLQDGEICIPWYWEGENCDL, encoded by the exons ATGTTCTTACGCAG aatcgTTCGTCTTGCTATCAGAGTAAGAACATCTTCATCCTTTCacacttacaaaacaaaaataaccagTCTTACAACACAAGAAGTTTCTACTGCATTGAGGCCTTTCTACTTCTCTGTCCATCCTGACTTATTCTGGCAGCATCCAGCAGAAAAG GAGGTAAATGAAAACTCATTGAAACAACTGAACCAGTATCTTGAAGGTTTACTACAGAGTGGCCATCCACAGCAGATCAGTTTGACATTCTACTTACGGGATCCTAAGTCAGAACTTGTACATGATACATCCAGAG gtaAATTTAGAACTGTCAAGATCCACCTTTATCATAAGGATATACATTCAGCAGTTCATTCTGTCTTGTCCACTTGTTCTATTTCTACAAAATACCTAGACAACATTACACATTCCCAACTTCAAAGCTCACTTCGGACAGCATCTCAGCCCCCTGTAGCAGCAGCAGAAGAAGAAATTAGCTTCTCTTTCCAGAATGATCCTAAGCAGAATGAATATTGGTGGGGATGGAAGTTTGGAGAGGATTCTTTAGAAGAAGTGGAAGAAAAACTTCACAGTGAGCCAGAAATAGGGCTGAG GGGCTGGCTAAGAGATAACATCAACAAGGCAAGAAGCAAGTTGGAGAAATATCGTCCATTGAGGGAAGAAACTGAAAGGTTGCGTAATGACCTAAAAGAGAGGCTAACTCTCAAAAATATTATCTGGGATTGTGGCTGGGGAAGCTCTCATTTTCGAGGATGTCTTTTAAGTTTTCAGGGTCTTGCTGCACAACATTCCAAAGAAATGGAAATTCTAAAGG TATGGAAGTATGATAATTACTTGGAAGAAGTTCCAGCCACAGAGAGAGCTCTTTCTGAAGTGTTGAGAGGAATTCAAATCGACCACCGCAAATTCCAACCAGCAGTGATGGTACAGAAATACATTCAGCAGTTAAGGAAGTTAACATCAGCGCTATACAAATATCGCTGGCAGAAAGGTTTCCCAGACCAGTGGCCGAGACGTCTTACTCACTTTAAGTTAGTTGTTGAGTG TGAGGCAGGCCCCTTAATGTTGTCACCTACAGGACAGTTTATTGCACCTGCTTCTTGTCCACCTTTTGTACTGGTAGACTTCATCTCAAAAAATATGTCAGAAGCTGACCAGAAGTTGAAGTTATATGAACA AATGAAAGCCAAGGAATGTGAAATGTATGGACGATGCCTTGCAGAGTTGGGTCTTGCTTCTTTAGAAAAGGATGATAACGTTACTCCTGACCTCATGGTTGAGTGCTGTCAAAAGCTCTTGGAGAATTCTCCTTTATGGGCAACATACCTGTGGAACTGTAGATTAAGAATTTCCCAGTATTACTGTGTGTTGCAAGATGGAGAGATATGTATACCATGGTACTGGGAAGGAGAGAACTGTGACTTATAG
- the LOC143240701 gene encoding T-cell activation inhibitor, mitochondrial isoform X1 — translation MFLRRIVRLAIRVRTSSSFHTYKTKITSLTTQEVSTALRPFYFSVHPDLFWQHPAEKEVNENSLKQLNQYLEGLLQSGHPQQISLTFYLRDPKSELVHDTSRGKFRTVKIHLYHKDIHSAVHSVLSTCSISTKYLDNITHSQLQSSLRTASQPPVAAAEEEISFSFQNDPKQNEYWWGWKFGEDSLEEVEEKLHSEPEIGLRGWLRDNINKARSKLEKYRPLREETERLRNDLKERLTLKNIIWDCGWGSSHFRGCLLSFQGLAAQHSKEMEILKGRTLVFGYHTGVSFDGHIILSSEDVRHNWLDLINVVWKYDNYLEEVPATERALSEVLRGIQIDHRKFQPAVMVQKYIQQLRKLTSALYKYRWQKGFPDQWPRRLTHFKLVVECEAGPLMLSPTGQFIAPASCPPFVLVDFISKNMSEADQKLKLYEQMKAKECEMYGRCLAELGLASLEKDDNVTPDLMVECCQKLLENSPLWATYLWNCRLRISQYYCVLQDGEICIPWYWEGENCDL, via the exons ATGTTCTTACGCAG aatcgTTCGTCTTGCTATCAGAGTAAGAACATCTTCATCCTTTCacacttacaaaacaaaaataaccagTCTTACAACACAAGAAGTTTCTACTGCATTGAGGCCTTTCTACTTCTCTGTCCATCCTGACTTATTCTGGCAGCATCCAGCAGAAAAG GAGGTAAATGAAAACTCATTGAAACAACTGAACCAGTATCTTGAAGGTTTACTACAGAGTGGCCATCCACAGCAGATCAGTTTGACATTCTACTTACGGGATCCTAAGTCAGAACTTGTACATGATACATCCAGAG gtaAATTTAGAACTGTCAAGATCCACCTTTATCATAAGGATATACATTCAGCAGTTCATTCTGTCTTGTCCACTTGTTCTATTTCTACAAAATACCTAGACAACATTACACATTCCCAACTTCAAAGCTCACTTCGGACAGCATCTCAGCCCCCTGTAGCAGCAGCAGAAGAAGAAATTAGCTTCTCTTTCCAGAATGATCCTAAGCAGAATGAATATTGGTGGGGATGGAAGTTTGGAGAGGATTCTTTAGAAGAAGTGGAAGAAAAACTTCACAGTGAGCCAGAAATAGGGCTGAG GGGCTGGCTAAGAGATAACATCAACAAGGCAAGAAGCAAGTTGGAGAAATATCGTCCATTGAGGGAAGAAACTGAAAGGTTGCGTAATGACCTAAAAGAGAGGCTAACTCTCAAAAATATTATCTGGGATTGTGGCTGGGGAAGCTCTCATTTTCGAGGATGTCTTTTAAGTTTTCAGGGTCTTGCTGCACAACATTCCAAAGAAATGGAAATTCTAAAGG GTCGCACTCTGGTGTTTGGTTATCACACTGGTGTCAGTTTTGATGGTCATATTATTTTAAGTAGTGAAGACGTTCGTCACAACTGGTTGGAT CTTATTAATGTAGTATGGAAGTATGATAATTACTTGGAAGAAGTTCCAGCCACAGAGAGAGCTCTTTCTGAAGTGTTGAGAGGAATTCAAATCGACCACCGCAAATTCCAACCAGCAGTGATGGTACAGAAATACATTCAGCAGTTAAGGAAGTTAACATCAGCGCTATACAAATATCGCTGGCAGAAAGGTTTCCCAGACCAGTGGCCGAGACGTCTTACTCACTTTAAGTTAGTTGTTGAGTG TGAGGCAGGCCCCTTAATGTTGTCACCTACAGGACAGTTTATTGCACCTGCTTCTTGTCCACCTTTTGTACTGGTAGACTTCATCTCAAAAAATATGTCAGAAGCTGACCAGAAGTTGAAGTTATATGAACA AATGAAAGCCAAGGAATGTGAAATGTATGGACGATGCCTTGCAGAGTTGGGTCTTGCTTCTTTAGAAAAGGATGATAACGTTACTCCTGACCTCATGGTTGAGTGCTGTCAAAAGCTCTTGGAGAATTCTCCTTTATGGGCAACATACCTGTGGAACTGTAGATTAAGAATTTCCCAGTATTACTGTGTGTTGCAAGATGGAGAGATATGTATACCATGGTACTGGGAAGGAGAGAACTGTGACTTATAG
- the LOC143237422 gene encoding ubiquitin-like protein NEDD8 isoform X1 translates to MLIKVKTLTGKEIEIDIEPTDKVERIKERVEEKEGIPPAQQRLIFSGKQMNDDKTAADYKVTGGSVLHLVLALRGGWFTEPAPSGHL, encoded by the exons ATGTTGATTAAAGTAAAG ACACTCACAGGAAAAGAG attgaAATTGACATAGAACCAACGGataag GTAGAGAGAATCAAAGAACGAGTAGAAGAGAAAGAAGGTATTCCACCTGCACAACAAAGACTTATATTCAGTGGTAAACAAAT GAATGATGACaaaacagcagctgactacaaAGTAACCGGAGGATCTGTACTACACTTAGTTTTAGCTCTTCGAGGAGGATGGTTTACAGAACCAGCACCTTCTGGACATCTTTAA
- the LOC143237422 gene encoding ubiquitin-like protein NEDD8 isoform X2 codes for MLIKVKIEIDIEPTDKVERIKERVEEKEGIPPAQQRLIFSGKQMNDDKTAADYKVTGGSVLHLVLALRGGWFTEPAPSGHL; via the exons ATGTTGATTAAAGTAAAG attgaAATTGACATAGAACCAACGGataag GTAGAGAGAATCAAAGAACGAGTAGAAGAGAAAGAAGGTATTCCACCTGCACAACAAAGACTTATATTCAGTGGTAAACAAAT GAATGATGACaaaacagcagctgactacaaAGTAACCGGAGGATCTGTACTACACTTAGTTTTAGCTCTTCGAGGAGGATGGTTTACAGAACCAGCACCTTCTGGACATCTTTAA